CCCGCGCCCCGTGACACACGTGGGAGCAGCATATGCGTGCACACACGTGActgtacacacgcacacagggTCACACTGCTTCACGCCTCTCTGAGGAGACACGGGAGGAGATTGGTTTTCCGAGACCGACGCAGGCGGGCCCAACCCTGATGGTGGGTCCACCATCAGCCGGCTGCTTTCTCCTCTTAGGTGACAGGGGACAGCAGAGCCTGCTTCTCGGTCCACACACTCGCTCAGATCCTTGGAAATCAGGCCTGGAGCCCAGGGGCAGCGGGAGAGGTGGGATGGGGCAGTCACCACGGGGAGACGCGACCCAAACCAGCCACAGTGAGGAGTGGGCAGTGTGGGAGGTTTTATTTCTGCAAAGGGTCCCCGGGGCTGGGTCCAGCAGGTGTGGGTGCTTTTACTGCAGGTGCGTTTAGGTGCCGGTGACCTACCGTGGAGACCTGGGGTCAATATGGTGGCCCTGGCCCTTCTGCCAGCTGTTCCTCCactgccctcccccttccctgtcctTTCCCTTTGCTCTGTTCCTCTCTCCCCAGTCTCCCCCACCGTCATTTCTCTCTCCCAtcacccttccccccagcccccccaggTTCATGTGGCCAGGCCTCCTTCTTGGGCGGGCGTGCACACGACCTCAATGCCGCAGAGGCCACCGTTCGGGGCACGCACGCAGGGCTGTCCGGCTGCGCTCTGGCTGTGGCGCGTCCACCTCCCGGCACGCTCAGGCGCCCTGCACTCCGCGAAGCAGAAGCTGCACGTCTCCGTCGGCTCGGGCGTTGCCTCTGCAGCGCTGCCGGCTTCCATCCAGTGATCTGCTGAGGGGGAGAGGGCGTTGGCCTCGGCCTGgacccctcctcccccgccctgcACCCCCAGGGGACCACCTCCGGTGTTAGCCGCCCTGTCCTGGCAAGTGGGGCAAGCCCCGGGGCCCAACACCCACCCTTCCTCAGGGCCCTGTCTCTTCTTGCCCTGATGTTTGACCCTATTTCACCAGGACAGGTAGGAAACTGTAGGAACTGGCGCCAGGCTGCTCCCCGGGAGGACCGGCAACCGCTCTCCACTTAGAAGcgggggcagagccaggacagaGGGATGTCCAGGACCCCACTGCGTGCTCACCCTTGGAGGACTTGGCCTGCGTCCGACATGGCCCTGGGGGGGGCTGGCAGGAGACCTGGTCCCCCCTCCTCTTCAGGAAACAGGCCACGGCCAGCAGGAAGCAGCAGACGATGGCACAGAGGCAGAGCCCCAGCGTGCTGTAGACCAGGGCCAGCTGGTCGGCGCTCAGCTTCAGCCCTGGGGGGGCTGCAAGACAGCGGGGGACCCAGAGTCAGGAGGGGCCCCTCCCTGAAGCACCCCCCTCCGGCCAGCAGCCCCTCGTCCTCGCTTCCTCCTCGTGAGCCCCAAACAAGCCATGCGGTCACCCCCACGCCCCCTCGGAGGGCCGGGGGAACCCCAGAGCTGCACGCCCTTTGTCGTTCTCTCTCGCCGTGGGGTGTGGCTTGGGACAGTACCAGAGGTGGACAGGTGTCCAGGGAGGGTGTTTGACCAGGGCGCACGTGCTTGGAGAGAGACGGTGGCGTTGCTCCTGAGCCTGAGGGGCAGGTGTACACCAGGGGGACCTGGGGAAATGGGGCGCTGGCCCCGCTCAGGGCCCCGAGCCAAAGCCCTGCCCTCGAAATCTGTCCCGGGCCCTGGGATCGGGCGCCCCCAGCCCGGGAGGAAGGGCTGCTGGCCGCCTGCTGGTCTTGCTGCACGCCACACTTTCTCTAGCGCGTCCCTGACCCGCGCGCTTCTGTGAAGGAGGGGCGCTCGCCCCCTTTACAGGTTGAGGTGTAGTCCACGTGCTGCCAGGCTCACGGCCGTGAAGATGAGGGGGGTGGTTAGTGTGTTCTCAGGCTCGTGCGGCTGCTGCCTGTGCACCTGGGGTGTGTCCGGCACCGCATGACGCGCCCCGGGCCCCCCCACGCTGTCTGTCGCCTGTCCTGGACACTTCATACCAGTGGAATTGTGCAGCACGGGACCTTCACGTCGGGCCCCTCGGCGTGTTTCCAAGGCTCAGGCGTGTGGCCACGTGTGTTGGGTCTGAGTAACGTTCCACTGTGTGGATGCACCACATCGTGTTTGTCCCTGATGAGCAAGCATTTCGGTTGTTTCCACCCTTTGGCGGCTGTGAAGGCTTGCGTGCAGGTTtccgtgtgcacgtgtgtgtgcagcTCTCGTGGACGCGTCCCACGAGTGTAGTTGCCGGGTCAGGTGGCGCTTCCTTGCTGAGCTGTTTGAGGATCCTGCAGGCTGTTCCCGCTGTGGGCACACCGCCTTACAGTCTGTTtttcagatgacaaaactgagccTCAGATCTGGTCACAGTTGCAGAACTGCACCTGGGGGCGGGTCTGATGGGCTCCACGCCGGGGCTCCAGGCCGGCCGCGCACAGATGGCAAGGTGGACACTGTCCCTCTTCCTTACGCAGGCTCCTTAGGGGCAGAATTTTATGAAGTGACAGCTGGTTGGTGCCACCCTGACGTTCACAGAGCTCTGGGTGGGCTGTTGGCGCCACCCCCGGCCGGCGACGTCCGTGTGTCCCAGCTCCCGGGCCCCCATCTGCTCACCGGCTCCTGTGCGTCCCTGCGATAAAATAAAGCCGTCGGCCTGGCCGGATTAGCGGGGGAGAGGCTGGCAGCCTTCACGTGGGAGGTGGAATTCCCAGCTACCAGATTCTGCTAAGTACACAGTGAAGTGCTGGGTGGATTTCAGGTGTTTTCAGCTGAACTCTAACACTCAGACTACCTCGAGGCTGGCTGCTGGCATTTGGAGATGGTCCTCGATTCCTGCCCTTCAAGTCGGGCTGGGCCGGGCCCCCCTGCACCCAGCAGTACGCAGTACAGGGGACGCAGGGCCTGGCCGGTGCCATGACGAGGCCTGGCagcctctgctctgctctcccgGGCGCCCTGAGCCACCACGTGAGGAGGGTGATTTGGGGCTTCCTGAGGGAAATGGACCAGTTCCTGCCTGGTGACCCGCTCGTAGAGCGTGCTTCGCAGAGGCCCTGGATCCGGAGGAGAGGTGCAGTTAAAACTGCGAAAGATGTCACCTTCCGCCTCTGTCCCAGGCTGGCGACACAGGCACGTCTGGGTGGGGTGGTTTCCTCTGAGGGCCACGTGCAACCACCTGCCAACGCGGACACGCCCTTTCCAGGCTTGTGGACTCACTGCCTTCACTTCTAGGCACGTGGATGCAGGCATTTGCTGGGCTTTGTTTACGGTGAGAGCCGGAGACCAGCTCCCTGGTGGGTCCTGAGATGGGCTGAGCCTCAGGGGCAGGAAGTgaacagggagagagaggtgggcGCTCGGGCTTCTCCCTGGTGTGAAATGTGCTTAGACAAGAGCATGTGGGAACCGACAAACCCAGGCCGCAGCAGGTGTTGCTCCTGGGGAGAGACTTTCCCCAAACCTCGCTTTTTAATACCTTCTTTCTTCTGTCACGATCCCTGTGTGTCGTCCTTTCCGAACGGGAATGGCAAGGAGCGTGCTGGCTGCCTCGCCTTTTAAAGCAGAGTCAGAGGCTGGCCAGGTGCGGGGAGGGGGTCCCCAGCCACCGCTGTGCTTCCTCTGTTTAGTCACCAGCTGTTCAGGTCTGCAAGCTCGGTCGCTGACCTCTGTCGGCCCTCAGTGACCTGGCCCCCGAGCGGAGCGGCCTCGCCCAGTGCCTCCCTGTCTGCTGACCCCGGTGGGTGCAGGGGCTTCAGTCGGGAAAGGATGTGAGCTCTGTCCTTGCCAGAGAGCCAGGCCTGCGGCGCAGTTCTGAGCACCGCCACCAGGGGGCACCGCGGATGGTTTATTTCCAAGCGGGTTTTCCATTAGATTTGTTCCGTGTTTGTACTGTTTTCAGAGTCAATCTCACCTAGAAACAGGATTTCCCCGACTGCTGCTGCTGGGCTGGAGCTCGGGCTGGCTGGGCGGGCAGTGCTGTGACCTGTCCTGAGGGGCCTTGGTGTAGCCGGGGTAGGGCAGGTTTTGAGCCTGGGCCCTGCGGCCACCCTTGCTCACCGTCAGGCCTGCCTCCTGGTGAAACGGGGCGGACGCTCCGGCCTCCGCGCTGTTGGTAGCAGCTCGACCCAGTGGAACGTTCTGCCAGCATCCCCACGACCCCAGCCCAGCGAGCAGGCAGGTCAGGGGAGGGGTGAGGTGGGCTCCCGAGGctttctgcccccctcccctggcctcagCCCTGGGGATGAAGAGGGGGCCTGGGGCAGCCGCCACGGTGACATCTCTTGCAGCCGTCGGGGGCGGATGGGGGGTGGCATGTGTGGGGAGAAAACACTCCACACCCTGAGATAAAAAGCCAGAGACGAGACCAACCCCCAGGCCGCCGTGCAGGATGTGCTCCCAAGGCGGGCATCGCCCTCCCACGAGGGATCTGGTAACCTGCACATGGGACCTTATGACCTGATTTGGGGAAAAAGCCTTTGCAcatgtaatcaagttaaggatTTGGAGCATCAAGGCCCAGGGTCGCTGAGGCCCTGCGAGAGCCCTGTGAGGGGGGTGCTGGGCTGCCCCCCAGTGGGGACAGGGAGATACAGAGTCTGGAGACATCCCAGGTCACTCGTGCTCACGCCACCTGGAGCTCTGAACCCGGGACCCAGGAGGCCCTTGAATAGGGCCTGGGGGCTCCGTGGGCTCGGATAAGAAAAGCAAACCTTAATTTTCACTAAAGCTTAGCCTTTGCTCCCACTGTTTGTAGCAGTCGCAGCCCCAGTGGTCCTAGCAGTGGCTGTACCCTGTCCACAGAGAATCCGTGTGTTtccgctcccagcccctcccagcaccTGCACATGCTGTGCCCCCTGCCTGGAACACCTTTCTCCACGTCGTCTCTTAGATGTATGCTTTCCTTTTAAATGAGCAGTTACTACGTGCTGATCCTGACACTCAGTGCAGCAACCCCGTGAAGGCAGGTGATCTCAGTCTTACGGAAACACTtaacctcagagaggttaagtgacttgctcaagatcacacagttggTGGGAGATGGAACCAGGGGTCTGGCCCCCAGTCTGCCTTGAGGGCCTCTCCTCGGGGAAACCTTCCTCGCCCCATCGCACCCTGGCTGGGGGATGTCGTCGCCACGCACTGAGGTTACTCAGTCATTTGTCTCTCCCATCAGACTGTAACTTATATGGGGTCAGCGACAGGGTCTGCCTGACTCTTGCACCCGTCCCCCCAGGCACAGCTGAGCCCTCCACAGCATTCCGAGAGACGTGGAGGGGCCAAGGGTGAGGGCTGGCAGGGCGGGGAGTGAGTGGGGGGGACAGGTCCGCCCCGCTGCCACGGGCAGTGTTCTGCACGCCCTGCCCTTAACACCCAGGGTGTGGGCCCGGCACTTCCTGTTCACAGTCCCCACCAAACCCAGCTCTTGCCCCACCTGCACGCCCAGGTATCAGGACACAGCGGGACACACGTAAGCCCCAGACCTCCAGAGGGACACGCGGCAGGGGCAGGTATGGCGAGGCGTCACCCAGCCCTCCGAAGCTCGGGAGGCCGCACCATGGAATGACTGGGACAGCGGTCAGGTCAGACGTGGTCACGCTGACCCCACTGGCTCCTGGAATGTCTGTCCACACTTCCTGGGGGATTCATACCTGGAGGGTCCACCCCAGGCCCTCTGGGGAGGGGGCTTGGCTGGTGGTCACAGACAGGAAGGGCTAACGGTGTCACACTGGCAAGAGGTCCCCCTAAGTGGGCGACGGCGCCACAGAACACTGCTTTGGGGATTGGCTCTTGCAGAGCGGACGAACTTTGGAACCCGCAGGCCGGGTCCGAGTCCCCGCTCAGCTGTGCACTGACTCTCCAGGTTTTGAGACTCAATTTCTCTGTCTGTAAAGGGGAATCTGTGGCATCGGAGGTGGACGGGGTTCTGGGTTTGGCTGGAAGAGTCAAATAAGTCACTGCAGGGAAGGCGCGGGGGTCACCAGACCTTGGAGAGCGGCCCCCTTTGTGGTCCCGTTCGTCACCCCCTCCACCCGTATCCACGCCCTCTGTGTGTGAATCTGCATTTCCTCTCACAAGAGGCTGTGCTGGATAAAAACCGGCCACAAACCCCCCACAGCTACAAATCCTTCGCCTCTCCTCCAGCCGAGAGCGGGGTCTGTCTCCCCCGCCTTGAATCTAGCTGGCTTTGCATCCGGAGGGATAGGATGCAGCAGATGATGGGTGCCAGCTCTTGGCCGAGAGGTTCAGAGGCCCGTGTGTCACCTCTGATGCTGCTGCCCACCCGCTGGTCCCAGGGGAGGATGAGAGACTCAGGAGCCGAGCCCCTCCAGCTGACTCCAGCCAAGCCCTATGCCATGAGGAATAACACGTCATGGAATCTGGGGGCTGTTTGTTACGTGGCTGCAGCTTACTGACAGGAGGGCAGAGCAGAGTAAGAGACAACAGTCTAACCGAGAAGAACCAGGCTGGGCACTTCGTTATCAGGACACATGAAGCCTGTTCTCATGGAAGTGACGTCATGGGGAAAGtcacagaaaaggaggaaaaccagCCAGCGCCTGGCAGACCAAGAGCACCATAAATATCAAGTGTTTGTGGGTCCACATCCCCACCCAAGCCCCGTCCTCTCTGACACCACAGAGCAGAGTAGCTGAGCCAAGAGGTATTTTCTGGGAGGATTAATTAGGTCATTTCCAGTGCTCGGCACTTAGTAAGTGCCTAGTTCAAGAGACCCCTCTCACATATCTAAGGAGGCCCATCTCCACCGTGAGCTTTTTTGATagtgcttttctttctcattcttggtAAGTCTCCATTGCCTCTAAATGGAGTGGGGGTCTTGCTCACTGGTTAGCTGTGCTATCCACTCGCTGCCCTGTGTTCTGAGAATTCATTCAGCCACCATTATGAGACTCCCAACTGtcaggtcttttttcttcttttgcttccttcttGCCCACAGACTTCTGTAaactttgcttaattttttttttttctatcctgtgatgatccccccacccccctggtTTCTGGCCATTTGCCTGCACTGGACTTCCTGCTTTGCAGCCTCTCCTTATTGAGGCCTGGTGCCTGCCTTCCATCCACTCTGACCCTTGGACACCGCGCAGGCCAACCTTAGGTGGCTTACCTGGACCCACATCCGAGCCTCTGTGCTCTGATCCCTGGTACCTCCCTAGGTTGTCTGCCCGGGTCGAGGCCTCTCCGGTCCGCTGTCTCCTGACCTCTGGTGGGAGGTTCACTTGACTCCTGAACTTGTTCTCACAGAAGTGTGTGCATTGCTTGGGGTGACGTCCACAGATGGAGGCACAGCTGATACAGTCCCCCAGGAGCTGGTCATAGTACCTGCCTTGCTCTTTGCGGCAGCTGAGTGACTCTGGGAGACAGAGATGCGTGATGCTGCTGGGTGACAGACACAGGCAGAAACTGGGGGTCTGGCCTCAAAGGGATCAAAGTTAAAAAAGAATCCTAGTCCAGTTCCCCAAAAGCAATTCCAGAGTAATCCAAGTCCTCTTCCAGTATGCAAATGTAAGACTATACATTGTCCTCTAAGTACTGTTTTAGCTGCATCACACACATTTTGACGTAGTATTTTTTCTGTACCTAGTTTAGGATGTtcttatttttcactattatttcttctttgacctataaTTTAAAAGAGCATTTCTTAGTACTAACTGTATAAGGgttttctagttatcttttaAGTTATTACACTGTCACATAACTTCTTTACTTGGGTTTTTCAAACCTCATAAGGGAGAaacatatttcatataaatataaggAATGGAGAACAAAACCAGAATCTGCCTTAGCAAGTTGGGGAAGGGGACTGGAAGGAAGGTGAGAAAGCTCAGATTAATAGTGTTTTTTCTGTCTTAATAATAAATGAGAATTTCAGGAGCTTAACCAGGCATCAGTGCCAAGGGGCAGAAGCCAAGCAAACTGAAGCCCATTCACACTTGCTGGAGAGAGCAGTTTTGAGTGCCATACAGAAACCTATACTTTCACAGGGTAGGTTTCCCTTGTCTCTAAGATTCATTCATATGAAAATGTGACTCGCATGCAGGTTTTCAGGGCGCATTTTGGAGGCAGCACAAGACAGAGGCCAAGAACCCAGACCTTGAAGCCACGCGGGCTTGGGGAAGCTCTGGTCCGCCACTTCACGTGGTGGGCTTGGCCCCTCCATACCTCAGTCTCCTGTTTTCCAGGA
Above is a genomic segment from Phocoena sinus isolate mPhoSin1 chromosome 20, mPhoSin1.pri, whole genome shotgun sequence containing:
- the TNFRSF13B gene encoding tumor necrosis factor receptor superfamily member 13B isoform X2, which gives rise to MSGLGRSRRGGRSWVGQEEPSPQGLRLGVAMEPCPEEQYWDPLLNTCVSCKAICSNQSPRTCAAFCKSLSCRKEQGRYYDQLLGDCISCASICGRHPKQCTHFCENKFRSQVNLPPEVRRQRTGEASTRADNLGRYQGSEHRGSDVGPAPPGLKLSADQLALVYSTLGLCLCAIVCCFLLAVACFLKRRGDQVSCQPPPGPCRTQAKSSKDHWMEAGSAAEATPEPTETCSFCFAECRAPERAGRWTRHSQSAAGQPCVRAPNGGLCGIEVVCTPAQEGGLAT
- the TNFRSF13B gene encoding tumor necrosis factor receptor superfamily member 13B isoform X1: MSGLGRSRRGGRSWVGQEEPSPQGLRLGVAMEPCPEEQYWDPLLNTCVSCKAICSNQSPRTCAAFCKSLSCRKEQGRYYDQLLGDCISCASICGRHPKQCTHFCENKFRSQVNLPPEVRRQRTGEASTRADNLGRYQGSEHRGSDVGPAPPGLKLSADQLALVYSTLGLCLCAIVCCFLLAVACFLKRRGDQVSCQPPPGPCRTQAKSSKADHWMEAGSAAEATPEPTETCSFCFAECRAPERAGRWTRHSQSAAGQPCVRAPNGGLCGIEVVCTPAQEGGLAT
- the TNFRSF13B gene encoding tumor necrosis factor receptor superfamily member 13B isoform X3 — its product is MEPCPEEQYWDPLLNTCVSCKAICSNQSPRTCAAFCKSLSCRKEQGRYYDQLLGDCISCASICGRHPKQCTHFCENKFRSQVNLPPEVRRQRTGEASTRADNLGRYQGSEHRGSDVGPAPPGLKLSADQLALVYSTLGLCLCAIVCCFLLAVACFLKRRGDQVSCQPPPGPCRTQAKSSKADHWMEAGSAAEATPEPTETCSFCFAECRAPERAGRWTRHSQSAAGQPCVRAPNGGLCGIEVVCTPAQEGGLAT